The following coding sequences lie in one Deltaproteobacteria bacterium genomic window:
- a CDS encoding CoA transferase: MSELPLEGIIILDFATLLAGPVSTTILGDFGATIIKIELPKVGDSTRGMGIFPSGRGPSWLVEGRNKKAITLDLHTKEGQELAHKLAAKADAVVMNFRPGRAEGWHIGSEDLHRTNPELIIAQVSAYGQTGPYHKKGGFDRTASAFGGITYVTGFPDQPPVRSGYALVDYMTAYLGAFGLVMALYNRKVNGTGGEVIDISLVESGFRASESALVDYSLSGRIRERTGNRNPFVVPADDFETKDGRILVINAGVDTLWTKLAYAIGHPELLEDPRFNSRFARIGNQDQLYEIVADWVKDLTADEALEILDQAEVPADIIRNIEDLAHDPHLRARDAVLEVEDPEQGKVLVPGVFPKLTKHPGRIKFLGAKLGEHNQEIYSEFLGLSADEITELEKKGVI; encoded by the coding sequence ATGTCAGAGCTGCCACTTGAAGGGATCATTATTTTGGATTTTGCCACATTGCTCGCGGGTCCGGTTTCAACGACTATCCTGGGAGACTTCGGAGCGACGATCATTAAGATTGAGCTGCCTAAAGTCGGAGACTCCACCCGGGGAATGGGCATCTTTCCGAGCGGAAGAGGCCCTTCCTGGTTGGTCGAGGGACGAAATAAAAAGGCCATCACCCTGGACCTCCACACCAAGGAGGGCCAGGAACTGGCCCATAAGCTCGCGGCCAAGGCTGATGCGGTCGTCATGAATTTCCGGCCGGGCCGGGCCGAAGGGTGGCATATCGGCTCTGAAGACCTGCATCGAACCAATCCTGAACTTATTATTGCGCAGGTGTCTGCCTATGGACAGACCGGACCATACCATAAAAAGGGCGGCTTTGATCGAACGGCCAGCGCCTTTGGCGGAATCACTTATGTCACAGGTTTCCCAGACCAGCCCCCTGTCCGGTCAGGTTATGCTCTGGTTGATTACATGACCGCTTACCTCGGCGCCTTTGGGTTGGTCATGGCTCTTTATAATCGCAAGGTCAACGGGACCGGGGGGGAGGTCATTGATATCAGCCTGGTGGAATCAGGGTTCCGCGCTTCAGAATCGGCCCTGGTTGATTACAGCCTGAGCGGACGGATTCGCGAACGCACTGGCAACCGAAATCCTTTCGTTGTTCCGGCTGATGACTTTGAAACCAAGGACGGGCGTATCCTGGTGATCAATGCCGGGGTTGACACCCTGTGGACCAAGCTGGCCTACGCCATTGGACATCCGGAACTGCTGGAGGACCCGCGATTCAATAGCCGGTTCGCCCGGATAGGGAACCAGGACCAGCTTTATGAGATAGTGGCCGATTGGGTCAAGGATTTGACCGCTGATGAGGCCCTTGAAATTTTGGATCAGGCCGAGGTCCCGGCGGATATCATTCGGAATATCGAAGATTTGGCCCACGATCCCCACCTGCGGGCCAGGGACGCCGTGCTGGAGGTTGAAGACCCGGAGCAAGGCAAAGTCCTGGTGCCCGGGGTTTTCCCCAAGCTGACAAAACACCCTGGCCGGATTAAGTTTTTAGGGGCAAAACTGGGCGAGCATAATCAGGAAATCTATAGCGAGTTCCTGGGGCTTTCCGC